A single genomic interval of Spinacia oleracea cultivar Varoflay chromosome 6, BTI_SOV_V1, whole genome shotgun sequence harbors:
- the LOC130462464 gene encoding uncharacterized protein encodes MVGVINRLKSALVRARSVLSCRSPHSNRTAAGRAGADDAGPSGGGHDRRERERARHSPLRHRRSDAGVSSSGERSEPERRRRSVSVAREPSPELQSQPHFWGDSGWGPSYHGEWSGWTGEAWRHGADDES; translated from the exons atggtgggggtgatcaaccggttgaagtccgcgttggttcgagctcggtctgtactttcttgcaggagcccccactctaatcgg acgGCTGCTGGACgtgccggggccgacgacgcgggtccctcgggtgGGGGGCACGATcgtcgtgagagagagagggcacgacactcgcccctacggcatcgccgttctgacgcgggggtgagttcttccggggagaggtccgagccggagcgtaggcgacgttccgtgtcggtggcccgagagcctagccccgagttgcagtcacaacctcatttttggggtgactctggctgggggccctcataccacggggagtggagtggatggaccggcgaggcttggaggcatggagccgatgacgagtcttag
- the LOC130463587 gene encoding uncharacterized mitochondrial protein AtMg00820-like: MVTRSQKDIFKPKRQFNLSTTVTKSPLPRTPLIALRDPNWKMAMNDEFDALINNKTWELVPRPPNVNVIRSMWIFSHKEKSNGDFKRHKYRLVGDGKTQQVGIDCGETFSPVVKSAMIRTILSLSLSKHWPIHQLDFKNVGEYS, encoded by the coding sequence ATGGTAACTCGAAGTCAAAAAGATATCTTTAAGCCAAAACGCCAGTTTAACTTAAGTACCACGGTAACGAAGTCACCCCTACCTCGTACCCCTTTGATTGCCCTTCGTGACCCGAATTGGAAAATGGCTATGAATGATGAATTTGATGCTCTTATTAATAATAAGACGTGGGAGTTGGTGCCCCGTCCACCTAATGTGAATGTTATTCGTTCAATGTGGATTTTCTCTCATAAAGAAAAGTCTAATGGTGATTTTAAGAGGCATAAATACCGTCTTGTAGGTGATGGTAAAACTCAACAGGTTGGCATTGATTGTGGTGAAACTTTCAGTCCAGTTGTGAAATCGGCAATGATCCGCACGATTCTTAGTCTCTCTTTGTCCAAGCATTGGCCCATTCATCAATTGGATTTTAaaaatgtaggggaatacagttaa